In the Pocillopora verrucosa isolate sample1 chromosome 4, ASM3666991v2, whole genome shotgun sequence genome, CAGGTTATTCGAAAAACATGATTAACCTGACCCAGGGTTAGTGtaaatttatttagtttaaaaGCTTTGCAAGggcatttttcttttataatctTTTTCTGTTAGTTTCTAATGTCATATTGAGATAAACCTCAACAAAATCTTAGATGTAGCTCTTGAACATGCTCTTCTACATGAGAAATTAGAGCCAAGTTTAACTTTAAATCCTAGATTACCAGTAGCCCCCTTTCCAACAACCTGACCCAGCTGTATAACAAACATGTAAGCAGATAGTCTGACAAGGACTTGACATATCTCAATCTAAGAAAAAGTACTTTATGCTACATTCCTGTCTATAGAGATTTCATTTATAATACTATTGGTAACAAAATAGCCAGCTAACCTCTGTCTTTTGAGTGTCTCAGGCCAGAGATCCTTTTCTGGAGGAAGGTAACCTAAAAGGAGCTTCAAtggtaaaacaaaacattgaaatttcaattcatttacTAAAGCATTTGATAAGCATATTTCACAATTAGTTGTCAGGCCAAAAAAATTCTAAGGTGCTGTAAAATTCTAATAGTAAAATTTCAACATGGCACAGGGGAAAAAAATCTCCAATCATCAGCCTGTCCCAGCTATCTATGCTTTGATCTTGGAAGAATGGAACATCAAAAGTACTTGTCCCACTGGAAAATAACAATTTAGGGGACaattttttcaactgagttccGGGTTGCCCAGGCATCTCTTGATGTTGTAAACTAAACTGGTTTTCCACaattctctgtttctttttgctttaaattaaaGTCAAACACAAACATAATTACTATGTAGCTTAAGAGCACTGGAGAGTGTTACTTGTGATCACACTTCCATGTGAATCACCTAACAACTGCATGAAATAAACTCAGTTCACATGCTTCATTTCACTGTCAGTGTACTCATTTCACTGTCAGTGTACTCAATGTTAGCAAGTTTACTTGACCTACCAAATGTCAGCAGTAAAAGAGAATCTGAACCCCCAAAGATACAAAAACAGCagtgaaaaagtaaaaagataTGAAGGTCGAACTCAGAAATTCTTGCTGCCATGGAAAAAGGACTTCCCTGCATTGAAATGTTCTGTGCTGTGTGCTGAAAATATCCAACAACAGCATAACTGGAGTTGGTCAATAACTTGTACTGTCCTTTTTGTATGTTATATATTCACAAATACTGACTTTTTTCACTTAGTTGAGAAGAAGAACGATAGAATTCAAAAgaattcctttgaaatttttacatcaCCTTAGAATGTAGCTTCTAAATATCCATCTCACATCTTATTATTACATTGCAATTATAACATCTCAAAGAAATGGAACATTGTCAAGTCTTATCGCACATGAAGCATTTGAAAGAATTGTGGTCTGTTTGTTGAAAATAGAGTTAAAATGTGCATGGTTTCACCTTTAAGAGGTGACACTCTCATCAGAGGTGAAAGTTAAAGTACTTAAAGGTGAATCAATCTTGGGACTTAGACAACTGCCCCTTAAAACAGGATGACTACTTAATATGGTGCCACTTATTGTAGCTTCAAGTAGGTTCAACTGTAACAAAGGAAAGTGCATTGCAAGCTATGAGTTCTTCAAAGTTGAACTCCCAGTATCCATCTTCCTTATGGCATGCTTCTTGGGTTCCTCTTCTCCACTTTTCAATTTCATGTCCAAGTTCAGTAACTCGTAATATACAGACcaataaaaagaaggaaataaattaaGAGTAGTCTCCCTATAAAAACGTtatctaaccctaaccctaaccctaatgCAATAAGGCCATCGAAAAGCTGATGGTTGAGAATATGAATAATTTGTACTGCCAAAGGTTTCCAAGGTAATCCACAAATTGTTAGAATAGCTGATGAGTTGATCGAAGCCACGCAAATTTCGCGTGAGTCCATCATCAAACTTCACTGCTCACCTTCCAACACACTGATCGAATTCCAGATCCATCAGGAATTCCTGCAAAATAGAGATAGGAGATTGACACATCTAATCAGGATAAGTTACAGATAATGTGATGTGACCACAACACTCATCATGATAAATAGGAATTATTCACAACACACCGCTAAAGCAAAGTCTTCGGAGATGTTTAAGATCAATCTCTTTCGCAGCGAGAGCGGACTTGAACTCAGACAACcttaaatgtgacaaaaataaatgtcgCTCATTTAAtcaacatgattttttggaaatgaaacaaacttagAAGAGATTCCGAAATCACCTCTGCTTGAacgccattttgaatttgaGCCCGCGAATATTTCGATAATAAAATGCCACTCAAGTTCATTCAAGTATCCAATCAAAGCCATTCTTAAGTTTATtaatcagccaatcaaaaagAGAGCCATGTGAACACGTGCTACTCTTGAAGAAGAAGCGTGTCTCTCCCTTCCGCATCTCTCTCACACAACTTACTTCTTTTGAGAGTATCGATATACTATTTCCTGTATTAGCTCCTATAACAAGACATTAGCTCTTTCGAAAAGGGAAACGAAAACATGGCGAATGATCAGGCCAACGAAGATCCATTGAAGAAGGTGTTTGTTGGTGGTTTGGACAGGTCCACATCAGATGAAGCTTTAAAGACGTATTTTGAGTCTTACGGAGAAATGACAGACTGCGTGGTAATACGCGATGGAGGCAAGGCTTCTAGAGGATTCGGCTACGTGACTTTCGCCGAAAGAGAAAGCGTCTTAAAGGTCTTAGGAGAAAAACCCCATACGATCGATGGCAAAACCGTCGAAGTAAAGCGAGCTATTCCTAGAAATGAAGACAGCGCAACAGCTCATCATAGAACAAAGAAACTCTTTATTGGTGGATTGAAAGACGAGACGACCATGGAAGACATAAAGCAAGCCGTCGCCGAGTCAGCACGCGGAATTGCGCCAACCCTTGTGGACCTGATCATGAAGAAAGACGAGCCGAAAAAGCATCGTGGTTTCTGCTTCGTTGAATTTGAAGACGAGGATATAGTGGATGAACTTTGTTGCCTCAAAAGGATCACAATCTCCGGCAAACAAGTTGAAATCAAGAAAGCTCAACCTAAAGATGGTCAGGGGGCACGTTCGGGGGGTCGTGGTGGACGCGGAGGGGGTCGTGGATTTAGCCATCGTGATCGCAGTGGTGGTGGAGGTGGACAGTACACATACAATATGTATGGCGGTCATGGATACCAGCAATACTCTGATCCTAGTTATTACAGCGGCTATGATGGTTATGGATACGACAATGGTTACGGTAACATGGGTAACTACCAGCAAGCTCCTTCAAACTTTGGCTCACAGCACGGTGGATATGGAAGAGGCGGCGGTCCAAGACAACGGTACACACCATACTAGAAAAGGTAGGaacactttttttctaattttcccATGCTTGTGGTTTATTTTATGACATCTTTAGGTGAATGAATAGGATATTTTCTGAAAGCTAACAGTGAATAGCACACGGGGGTATGTTTTATTAGCAGAAATAATGTTAACTGCCTACGAGTGTGCACGAGTGGGATGAAAAAATCGTTTAAAAGTACTGTTAAAAGTATTCATGTGCCCATAACGCAGGAGCATTGGAAGGGAGTTCTACAGGTCCTCTTCTTGCTtaagtttatttattaaaaaggtGACACCTTGCCTTGCGTGTCCTTTTATCACGCAGTCACGGGGGAAAAAAGCATAAAACTTCAGATATTGATAATTGGGCTAACCGTTGTTGTTCCAGTGAGTCTAAGCTTATTCTGTTTTGATACCTAGGTTTCGTTGCATTTGAAGTCTTAAGTCAACATAGCCAGACATAAGTTACATTAAGTCAGCCAGGACCTAGGCTACCAAGGATTCCCTGAAGAATTGCTGTTGCAGTCAATCTACCACTTAAGATGCAGTGTAGGCTTCCTCCTAATCACAGACCTCTTCGTGTAG is a window encoding:
- the LOC131773168 gene encoding heterogeneous nuclear ribonucleoprotein A0-like, translating into MANDQANEDPLKKVFVGGLDRSTSDEALKTYFESYGEMTDCVVIRDGGKASRGFGYVTFAERESVLKVLGEKPHTIDGKTVEVKRAIPRNEDSATAHHRTKKLFIGGLKDETTMEDIKQAVAESARGIAPTLVDLIMKKDEPKKHRGFCFVEFEDEDIVDELCCLKRITISGKQVEIKKAQPKDGQGARSGGRGGRGGGRGFSHRDRSGGGGGQYTYNMYGGHGYQQYSDPSYYSGYDGYGYDNGYGNMGNYQQAPSNFGSQHGGYGRGGGPRQRYTPY